The DNA segment AATAGATTTAAAGTTATTTCAGTGATAAAATGAAGATATTATTTATAGGAGCTCGGCTTTTCGATGATGTGGCCTTTTATGCAGAGCAAAATGGCTTGGAAACTATTTTAACAGAATCTAATCCTCTAGCCCATAACCTGGAACTTGCAGACAAACACTACCTCGTATCAAGGGGTATGAAAGAACCCATGGACATTGCAATCAGGGAAGATGTTGATGCAGTTGTTCCCTTAATGGGGATTGACGGTCCTTTGCTTGAGGTTGCCCAGATGAAGGAGAAACTTGAAGAAGATCACGGCATTCCAGTTGCGGCATCCGGAGTTTCTGCCACATCCATTGCAAAAGATAAACTCAAAACAAAGGAATTCCTCCTTAAAAATGGTATAAAAACACCGAAATTCCATAAAATTCTGCCAGGAACAGATGAAATTATTGATACTAGCTTTCCAGTTGTTTTAAAACAACCAGAAGGTCAGGGAGGTTCTGGAGTAAAGATATTGCCTTCCAGAGTTGATCTCGATAACTGTTTAGAAGGGCTAAAGAATTCCATGGAAGAGATATTTTTAGAAGAGTTTCTTCAGGGAATCGAGGTTTCAATAGAAGTTCTAAGGTGGAATGGTTCTTCTGTTCCACTCGTCCCTGTTTACAAAGGTGAAACCACTGTTGAAGGGATTCATCCATTGAATAAGATAAAAAAAGCCCCCCTTGAACTTGAAGGGGTTAACAACAAAAAGAACAACCTCAAAATTCAGGAACTGGCTTCAAAGATAGCTGAACTCATGGGTATCGAAGGAACTGCAGACATAGACATAATATTTGATGTTGAAAAAAGAGAAACCAACATCATTGAAATCAACAACCGTCCCAGTGGAACCAGATACATGACTGCTGCTTCAACTGGTGTGAATCCATTACATGAACTTGTTGATATGGCTGCAGGCTGTTGGAATCCTGAAAAGGTCCAGAAGCATTTAAAGCATTTTGCAGGGCTTGAAATACCTGTGGGAACCCTTGAAAGTGAGAGAAATAATTACAAATTTAGAGATTTCTCAGGAGAAGAATCATGGATAGTTCATGGCCCTAAAAACTATGAACGCGTCACTATCCGTGGAAAAAACCTTGAAGAAACCTTTAAAATTGCGGAATCCCTGAAGATAGATCTTAAAATGGAGTAGATCCTAAAAAAATCCGGAATAAATGAAATAAATCTTGAAGATATTTCTCTTAAGAATATTTTTTATAATAGGTTCAAAAAAACCTAAAAACAAAACAGGAATTGATGATTGGTTACTTAGATTTTAAATTTATTTAATAATGAAAAGATAAAAAAATATTAAGGTGGTAACTTGACTAACATTCAAACCGGCATTTTCATATTCATTTTTGCATTCATAATAACCACGTTCTTCACCTTCTTCATAAGAAGGGCGCTGAGGTATGCGGATATTAAAGATAATCCAATTGTAACGGAGCACAGACATAAGGCCGGCACACCAACCATGGGGGGACTTGCAATTCTCCTTGGTTTTCTTTTGGTGGCATGTGCATACCCCATGAATAAGATCCTGGTGTTGACGGCCATAATAATGATGACTGCCGGAATTATAGGTTTATTAGACGATTTAATCGGCCTTAAAACTAAGGAGTACCAGAAGCTCATAAGGAACGTATCACAGCAGCCAGTTGAAATAGGCAGATTAACACTTAAACACGGCGAAAACGCAAGGGTTACCACTCCCAAAGCAAAAAAGGATCTTGTGAAACTTCTTGAGGAGGAAAAGGTTGAAGTTGTAGATGAAGTTCCAATAAAAAAGGAAATAGGGGAAGGGGAAAAAATATTCGCTCAGATCCTGATTTCATTATTCCTAGTTGTTTCAGGGGCTGTGAGCACCTCGGTTATGGGGATCAACGTAGGACTGTTCATCATCCCCATTATTGTAATGGGTATCGTTGGATCCATAAACTCTGTAAATCTTATTGATGGAATGGACGGCCTTGCAGCAGGAATACTTGCAATAGCATCCACTTCATGTGCAATTTTCGCATTTTCCACTGGAAACATAGATGGAACCATTCCATTTTTGGTTCTTGCAGGTACCTGTTTCGGTTTTCTAGTGTTCAACAAATACCCTGCAAGCATATTCATGGGTGACACAGGTTCATTTGCACTTGGAGCAGGCTACATCACAGCAGCATTTCTTGGAAACGTCATATACTTTGCAGTGATTGCACTAGCAATTCCAATCATTTCAGTCATAGTGAGTTTAATGCACAGAGCTCATATCATAAAATTACCAGTTGAACCACTCCACCACACACTCAACTACAAGGGAATGTCTGAACAGAAAATAGTGGGTCTTTACTGGGGTTTAACTATTCTGGTATGTGCAGCTGCAATTTATTTTTACCACGCTATTTAAGGATACAATTTAGTACAGAATACAAAACTGGGGATAAAAATGGAAATCACAACTTCTTATCTGGCTCAGAAGATTGATGGAAAACTATTTGGGCCTGATAAAAGGATCAACGGCATTTTCAACTTTCTTGGTGATGCTAGGCATGGAGATGCTGTGGTAAGACACTGGATCAATGAAAAGGGAATTGAAATTGCTGTAGAGAAGGGAGTTTCCTGCATTGTAACACAAAATCCTCATGAAAATGCTGTGGAAACTGCAGAAAAACTGGATTTACCATTAATAGTAACTGAAAGAATAGAACTTGCCAATGCATTTGCAATTGAATGGGCAGTTAAAAGGTTTGCAGATGATGCACTGCGCATCGTTGTGACAGGTACCAATGGAAAATCCACAACAACCCATATGATACATAAAATACTGGAAGATGCAGGTTACAATACTTACACCAACACAGACCCCCAATCTGAATTCAACACTTTGATAGACCCCATAGTTGGAAAACAGATAGCTGAGTTTCCTGGAAAAATTGAAGCAATGGTTGTGGAAGTTTCAGAGGTTCAGGGCTGGCTTGATAATCTAATGAAAGATCATGCCCAGATCATGACGTCAGCCGTGGATCCGGAAGTTGTTGTACTTACAAATGTTTCACTTGACCATATTGGACTTGTTAATTCAATAGAAGAAGCATTTCATGAAATATCTGGTGCAGTAAAAGCACTGGCCTCAAATTCCAACACCCATGAAAAAACCTTTGCCATTCTGAACAAAGAAGATCCTCTCATAAAAAAAATGGCCAACATGATAGGTCCGAAAACTAATTTAATATTTTATGGTAACTGTGATTCTGAAAAAGGTCCAAAATGTAAGGAAAAAGATGAAAATGATAAGGGATGTTCAGAAGTTGAGATCTGTGCAAAGGGAATCACCCACAACGGAGATGTTGTTGTGCCACTGGAAAAACTTCCATTCAAAAGCAAACACTTCCTCCAAAATACCATGGCTTCTGTTGGAGCGGCTTTGGCCGTTAAAATTCCCAGTGAACTCATTGAAGAATCAGTTTCATCCTACAAACCTCTGAAAAGAAGGTTCAGCGTATTGCATGAGAACCCCACAATAATCGATGACTTCGCCCACAACCCTGACGGGATCATTGCAACCATAAAAAGTGCTGCAGAAAGTTTAACAACCAACGGACATTTGTACATTGTATCTGCAATCCGTGGTTCAAGGGGAGAATCCATAAACAGTGCAAATGCACAGGCAATTGCAGAGGGATTGAATGGATTGAAAGGTCTCAAAAACAGCCTGATTGTAACTTCAAGCCTTGATGTTGTGGACATGAACAACACTGTGAAACCCCATGAGAAACGTGTTTTTCTAGAAAATCTTGAAAAGAGGGGTTTGAAATATGAGTTCCATGAGAAGCTCCAAACTGCAGTTGAAGCTGTCCTAAAATCTGCTAAACCTCAGGATACAATTCTATTAATAGGAGCACAGGGTATGGATCCTGTCTCAGATCTTTTAGATGAATTGATTCATGAAGACGTTTAATTGGCAACTACAAAAAAATTGTTAGCTTAATTCTCTTTTTAAAAGACAGAATGTTATGGATCGTATAAAAATTAGAAATAACATGGTTTTCATGAAATTGTAGATCTTTTATTGAAGTTTGGGCCTTTTTATTATTTTTATAATTTTATAGATGTATTGATTAAATAAAAATTTAAATAAAATTTATCCAGATAGGTTATCACACTGAGATCAAACTAGAAAAAAGTTGAAATATTGAAATTTTTTATATGAAAATAGTATTTGTTTTTATATGAAGGTAGTATTTGAAATTCAGGACCCACCTCTATTCTATTGAGAATTGTTCGTTAAAAATATTGAGAATGTTTCATTAAAAAAAAATATTTTTAAATGATACCATTATATTTATAATATCCTTGAATTCAGTGAATTAAATTTATATTAAAATAAGAAGTATCCCAATTATAAAAATTTTAAATAATATTTATTTTAAGAGTTATTTCAAAAAAGAATTGTTTTAAAATAAAATAGGAATGAATACAAAAAAAATCTAAGGTATTTTTAATAAATAGTTTCTGCAATATTTGATATGTACTGAATTGTAGGTACTGAAAATTATTTGATTAAAAATTTCTAATTTACAAAAAAAAGAAGGATCGATTTATATAAACCCATCCATTTGATGTGAGAGTTTAACATGAAATGTACAGTCATAGGCGCAGGTAATGCTGGACGTCCAGTAGCACGGATACTTAACCATGCAGGTAACAGTGTAACCATCACCGATCAGAAGAAAATTGAAGAATTTCCAGATAAAGTCCAGAAAACCCTGATGAAAATGGAAGAAGAAGGAGTGGAACTTAACCTGGGTTCAGATGCACCACTTAACTTTGAAAAAGGAGAAAACGTTTATATATCCCCAACAATACCTGAAAATGCCCCAATAAGAGAATTTTTAGCTTCAGAAGATAATGAAATAGTTACAAACGAAGATGTTTCAAGGGTGATAAACGATCTGATCCCCATAGATATTGTTGGAGTTACAGGAACCCTTGGTAAGACCAGCACCACCCATACTATCTCTGAAATATTTGAAAGTGCAGGTTACAGGGTGTGGATGTGCTCATCAAGAATGGGTAACCTACTGAGTGAAGTAATAGTCGAGGGCATAATCAATGGAAAACCTCAAGAAAATGATGTTGCAGTGCTTGAACTTCCCCATGGAACTTCAAGACTCATGTCACAGGTTCGTTTGAAGGTTGGGGTTTTAACAAATATTTACCCAGAACACCTTGATGAATTCGATTACTCCATGGACAAATATGCAGCAAGAAAACTGTTCATATCCAGTTCAAGCGAAAAACTGGTTGCAGGATTGCAGTGCAAAGAATTTTTAAAGCCGTTACGTGATGATACCATATTTTACTGTTTGAACGATCCAAATGAAGATTCAAATGAAATGAAGAATCAAAATGGGACCTGCAGCGTTTCTGGTTATCCGTCCAATGGAAACATCACAATTTCTTATACAGATATAGATATTCAAGAAGAATCTGGAGAACTGGAAACAGATCTCAGTGGAAAATTTCTGGCACCATTCAAGTTAATGAGTTACTACATGGAAAATGCTGTGGCAGCAGCTGCAGCTGCACTCTGCTATGGACTCCCTGAAAAAGACATATCAGATGGTTTAAGCAGTTTTCATGGAGTTCCAGGACATATGGAGTACATTGGAAACTACAAAGGTAGGGATGTTCATTTCGATGCGGCTTTTGTACCTGAAGGACTGGTCAATACCCTAAATATATTTTCAGACAAAAAACTGGTGATTCTAATGGACAACCCTGACAGCACCAACCCCCGTGACAAAGGTAAAATTGGGGAAGTTCTTGGACGTTACGCAGATGTTATGATCGTAAGTGGATACAATGAAACAACTAAGAACCTCAATATGGATGCAGCGAAGGAAGTTGTTAATGGTGCTGAAGGTTCCAAATCCCTGAAGTTTGCGGTTGAGGATATGAAAACTGCAGGAGAGCTTTCAATCAAACATTCAAAAACCGGTGATGTTATCTTACATGTTGGACCCGGTGCAATTACTTCTTATGAAGAGGTTAAATCCAAAATGATATTGGGAATAGAAGAAGGATGTAAAAAATATGAATAAGGATAATACTTCCTCCAATCATTTCAATGAAACAGAAAATGAGATTTACGGCGTTATAGGAATTTGTGGAATAGTTGGAAATATTGCAGCCCGTGTACTGATGGACAGAGGATGCCATGTACTGGGGACTGACATGAAGTCAGATGATGAGTGTGAATTTAAATACGCCCTTAAAAAGTACATACAGAACCAGGACCTTGAGGTTTATTTTTCAAAACATCCTGACTCTTTCTTCAGCAGATCCAAGTACATAATACCTCCACCAAGCCTTTCAAAAGATTCAAAGGTATTCATGAAAATGGAAAAAATTGAAGCCAATATACTCGATGTCGATACACTTCTCAATGAAATAAAACCTGATAAGCCTGTTTTATGTGTTACAGGAACCAATGGAAAAACCACAACGACCACACTGTTGAAACATATCTGCAAAACTGCAGGTTTAACCACGACAGAGCATGGTTTCAGGAATTTACAGGGAAACATTGATTACATCCCACCACTACAGGCCCGGCTCAAGGGGGATGTGGCTGTTCTTGAAACTGGAACCTTTGGAATTCCAGGAGATCTTAAACGTATGGTTGAACGCTGCCAGCCATCCTGTGGTATTGTAACCAACATCACACCGGACCATATCCATGATGACCAAGATTTTCTAAGTTACGCCAGTATCAAAGGAACTTTCATTGAATACTTTAAAAAGGGTAAGTTAATTGTTAATGCAGATGATCCAACCCTTTGGGGACTTGTTGAATCATATAGGTCAACTTCCAACAATCAAAACGTCAGTTCAGATGTTAATGGTTGTGAATACATAAGCTTTGGAGTGGACTACGAAGCCACAAAACCAGGTAAAAAGAAATGTATCTGTGGCCGTGAAATTCAGATCAACGAAACAATATCTGGAGTGGGTTACTACAATTGCAAATGTGGGCTTAAAAGACCTGAACCCGATTATCTTGCAGGGAATATTGGAGAAGACAGTTTCACCTTGAAAACGCCTGAAGGTGATGTGCAGTTTAAAATGAAGATAAAGGGACTTCATAACGTTTACAATGCCACAGGTTCAATTGTGGCGGCAATTGAATTTTTTAAAATAGATTTAAATACTATTAAAAAGGCTGTTGAAAGTTTTGAAGGTGTTTCTGGACGTATGGAATACATGTACACCTACAATGGTAGTGAAGTTATCGTTGACTATGGCCATAACCCTGCAGGCGTTGGAACTGTTCTGAGGGAGATGAAAAAGATCTACAAAAAACTGGCGGTAGTTGTTACAATTTCATCGGAGTCTGGAGAAAGTGGAGATCTGGAAATACTCCAAAAAGCAGTTGAAATTGGAGATTTTATTGTGCCTGCATCTTTTTACTCAAGACAGGCTGCAGAGAAACATATTTCATCACCCAAGATCATATTAACTGATGAGTCCAAAGCAGAATTTAAAGCTGGCACACTTGGAGCAACATCAAAACAAGTCCTTGAAGGATTAAAAAAAGGTTTAGAATGTGATGTAGATGCTGTTATCTGCCTTGGTGAGGCTGCATTTAAATACAAAGAGCATATTAAATCACTGCCCTGCCATTTAAAGGAGAAGAATATTTAAGTAAAAATCTTAGGATCATTATAAATGATTCAAAATTCTTATAGTTTGAACTGATTGAAATACTTGAATATTACTGAAATACTTGATATTGAAATCAATTTCATAAGATATTATTATGAATCTAATAATTATGAATTTAATGAATTATTGCAAAGGTATGTGGTGAGATCATGTTCATAAAAATCAGGAGAGATACTCTAATCATTTTAATACTTGCATTCATGCTAATTGTATCTGGTCAGTTGATGACTTACATGGCATATGCATCATCAAATGGAACAGAAGAAGGAGTTCCAATATCTGGTGTTATAATAAAAGGCAATGACATCATACCCACAGACACCATAAGAAGTAACATAGCAAATGCAGGTTTTAGATCAGGTAGTTACATCAAAGGAGATACTTTAGTCACCAGCAAACGACAGTTACCATTAAATGAAGCCATTCAAAATGCTGAAACAGCAGCTATGAACTCTAGGATTCCAGGAACAACTGTGAAACCAATTGTGGCTGCAGATGTTCAGGTTGATAAATCCACGGGAATCGTTACTGTTACAGTAATAGAAGACTTCTCAAGTGTCAAAATTTCAGGAGCGAACAGCACATGAAGAGCAATATGAACAGGTTAATCAAGGTTTTCATATTCCTGGTAACCATATCACTGGTTATTGGTACAGCAACAGCAACATGCAACGTCGTAGTAATAACGGACCCAACTGGAACTGATCCAAACGGTGCTGCAGCAGGCAGTATGTCCTGGGCAGCCAACATGTTCCAGTCAACCTTCATACTCTCCAAGGAGAAACATTTCGGTGTTCTCTCCGGTGGTGAAGGTCAGTCCACCCCAAGGCTTCAAGCAATAGTTGGGACTCTTACCAAACTTGAAAACGGTGCAAGTCCCTCAGAAGCAGCTTCAACAGCGAGCAGTTATTCCGGAATCAGGGTTATGGTTGGTACTGCAACCCAGGGTGCTGCAGTTGGTGGGGACTTTAACGTATACCTTGTTACAGTTTCGAACAACGGTACAATAACCGTGACCCCCTATGCTAATGGTGGTCTTGCAGTACTACCTGCAGGAACCAAAGGAGCTATTATTCACTTGAGAAACAGCGAAGGAAACCCTCAAGCCGGAACTGCAGACACTGTACGTCGAGAAACAGCTGTGAATATTGGTAAAATGATAAGGGACGGCTACAATGCAACTTACATAGTTGGAAAAGCCATGGAAGAAGTGGCAATAGACTCCGGTGAAAAGCATGGTGGAGGTGGAATCAACCTGGTTTCAGGAGTAACAACTGGAGATATGTTCACACCTGAAAATTTGAATGAAACTGGTTACTCAATGGATGCAGCATTCTACAAGGTATGCCCAACCGATGGATGGAGAGTCAGTTACCCTGAAGCAGACAACTACCAAACCTGTCCAAACGATGGAACCACCCTGAAAACTGTTTACGCCTACGATGCCCTTATAGATGCAATAACAGTCTCAAATAATAGTTTATCAGTATCTACCTATGGAACCGATGCTGCAGGTATTTCAGAAACAACAGAGGAAATAGTGACTGCATCTGTTAAAAAGCATGGATACAGTGCTGATGAAATTTCAAAGGACATTAACTCTGCAATAGATAATGGCCTGCTTGTTGGGGTTAATTATGTGGAACCTAAAGATATAAACGTGAAAGCAAGTTCAAAAGCTGTGGGAGTTTATTATAAACAGCTCGCAGATCATAGAACATCACCCACATGGAATTTACCAGTTAGTTCCTCTTTCCTTAACATAGTGGGAAATATACAAACAGCAATTGGGTTGATACTAGTTTTACTAGTTCTATTCAGGAGTACACTCATAAAGTCCTTCTTGAAAAAGAGATAAAACAGTGCATCCAACTGAATATAAGTTTGGAAAAACCATGCCAAAATAATTTAAAATTTTTTTTATTAAATCTTTTAAAATTATTTTATTTTTAAAAAGGTTGTTACAGTTTCAGTGCAATGAAACAGTCTTTCAACGGATGATTAATAAATTAGTGTGAATGAATATTATAATATCAGATTACTTAAAGAAGGTGACAATATGGCGTTAATTTTAATACGTGCAGATAATAAAGAAAAACTTTTAAACGGCATTGCAGACGTTGAAAGACATGCTAAATTAAAAATACTTGGAATTCCAAAGATAATACCATCAGAATCTGCTGATAAAATTGTTCAGGGAATAATAAAACAGAAACTTCGATCAAAATCAAAAAAAGCAGTTATTGTTAGGGTTGAGGAAGACACAACCAAGAGCATAGTTCATATAAGAAAAATACACCCTCCAGCACATTTGATGGTTATAAGTGAGGAGTATGGTGAATTTAAAGATCTTGAAGCTAATTTTAAGGAACTTAAACCATTCAGAGGTTATTATTCCCCTAAAAACCCTAATTCTCCAAAACCTAGAAGTACCAATTCTAAAAAAAAACAGAAATAAAATTTGGAATATACTTGGATATTGCTGAGTTGGATATTGCTGAGTGATTCCCAAATGGGATCATATGAAAATCAGCACCTCAATATTCATTTTAACCAATAATTCATTTAAAAAAAAAAAGTAAAATTAATTGTATTAACGTTTTTTTATCCTTGCTATATCTCCAATTGTGGCTCCACGAGCATTTAGATGCCCAATATCCTCAGGAGTAGCACCATCATTCTTCTCAAGAAGTGTGATACCAAGGATCCTCTCAAGCTTCCGTGCAAGTTTTATATCAGGAATCATTTTACCAGATTCTATCCTGTTAATAACAGAAGCCTTTTCATAAATCTTCTCGGCCAACTCTTCACGTGACCATTTCTTCTTCTCCCTAGCCTGCCTTACAAGAACATTACATTCTTCAACCACTTCATATGTAGGCTCTGCAGGTCTTGGTCGTCTTCTTGGGGCTCCAGTTTTTCTTGGTGCACCTGGCCTCCTTGGTTTTTGAGGTTCCCTCTGAATTTTACCAAATTTAGAGCATTCTTTACATGTTAACATTACTGATCCATCGATCTTAGTTTTCAATGGAGTTCCTACTACTTTCTTTCCACATATCTCGCATCTCATGACGATCCCTTTGAACTTATACTCACTATATAATCTGTACCTCTATATTTAAATATTATTAAAAACTAAAAAATCTACATATAAACTTAATATATTATGAATGAACATATCTTTATCTTATAAAAATTAGGAGTGAGTTAGGACCATGGAAAACATGTCCCCAAACATATTAAAAAAGATAGAAGACCTTAAAACTGAGATAAAAATTCTCAAAGAGGAGAATACTAAAACCAAACGTAATCTAACGTGGAAGGTGAGGAAACTCGAGAAAGATAAGGTCCTTATCGAAAATGAGAAGATGAGGCTGGACCGAGAAGTTAAATCTCTAAGGGGGGAGATTGAAAGGTTCAGATCACCTCCACTTGTAATTGCAACAGTAACCGAAGTTCTGGATGACGGTAGGGTAGTTGTAAAAAGCAGTACAGGTCCTAACTTTGTTATTGGATATTCACGCTTCCTAAATAAAAAGGATCTCGAACCTGGAGTTCGAGTTGCACTGAATCAGCAGACATTCAGCATAGTACATGTCCTACCATCTGAGAAGGACCCAATAGTAAGTGGTATGGAAGTGGATGAAAAACCACAGGCAAGCTACGATCAGATAGGCGGACTTGAGGAGCAGGTAGTTGAGATCAAAGAAACAGTTGAACTGCCCCTTAAAAAACCAGAACTATTCACAAACATTGGAATTGAACCACCAAAAGGTGTTCTTCTCTACGGCCCACCAGGAACAGGTAAAACCCTCCTTGCAAAGGCAGTTGCACATGAAACCAATGCAACCTTCATAAAGATAGTTGCATCTGAATTCGTCAGGAAGTACATAGGTGAAGGTGCAAGACTTGTCAGGGGCGTTTTTGAACTTGCAAAGGAAAAATCACCCAGCATAATATTCATAGATGAAATTGATGCAATTGCTGCTAAAAGGCTTAAAAGTTCAACAAGCGGTGATAGAGAGGTTCAAAGGACACTCATGCAGCTTCTTGCAGAGATGGATGGTTTTGAAGCCAGGGGAGATGTTGGAATCATTGCAGCAACCAACAGACCCGACATACTGGACCCTGCACTTCTGCGTCCTGGAAGGTTCGACAGGTTCATAGAGGTGCCAGTTCCAAACGAAGATGGCAGGATGGAAGTGCTCAAAATTCACACATCTCACATGTCCCTGGATGAAGAAGTGGACATCCAGCTCATTGCATCCCTTACAGAGGGAGCTTCAGGTGCTGACCTGAAGGCAATATGTACAGAAGCAGGTATGTTTGCAATAAGGGAAGAAAGGTCCACTGTAACTGTTGCAGACTTCATGGATGCCGTTGAGAAAATAATTGGAATGGAACGGGAAGAAGAGATGAGAAGAGAAGCTGGAGTTATGTTCGGCTGATACTTCCAAATTTTTTTATTTTTTCATAGAAATTAATCTAAAATTAAAGTTTAAAGCCAATGATGAACCCTATGAGCTCTGATACGTGATGACTGATGGGCGATCTGAGGCTACTTAACATTTTACTTAATAATTCAAATTATATTTTATTATTTCTAATTTTTTTTCTACTCTTTTAATCTTCTAGTTCTTTTAAAGATCTTTAATTTTTAAAAAAAGTTATTTCAAAAAAAGATAGGTTGAATCAGATTAAAAATTGAATAAAAAAAAATATTTCAATTTATAATGTACTTTCAATCATAAAATTAATTAAAAAAAAAATTAAATCTGTTTCAATCCGAGTCCCTATGAAATTCCATTAAAAGTTGATTTACATCTCCAAAAACCTTTTCATTTTTAAGTTCTGGAACTTCAGGACGCGTAACAACAACCACAGGGATTCCAAGTTCAAGTGCAGCATCTATCTTTGAGGGAGTACCTCCTGTTTCACCACTCTCCTTCGTGAGCACAACAGATGCATGGTACTCTTCCATCAGAACCTTGTTGAAGTCCTTTGAAAAGGTTCCCTGCATCGCTATTATGTTTTCACCTGTCATTTCCAGTTCAAAACATTTATTCAATGAATATATTGATGGTACAACTCTTGCAACAATATTTTCTGGAGATATTAATTTAGTTAAATGGTGAATGGTTGAAACACCTGCAAGGTGCATTATTTTAGGATTTAAATTGTTTTTATCTTTTAAATCCTTTTCTGCACCTTTTTCTAAAGTTTTTTCTGCAATCTCCTTCACCTTTGAAGCTGCTTCTTCAAATGATCTGACTTCATATATCAGATCATCTTCTGGAAGTGGTATTTGGGGTCTTTCAAATCTTATATATTTTATTCCTGCTATTTTTGATGCCTCAATTGCATTTTTGGTTGCTTCAGCTGCAAATGGATGGGTTGCATCCACAAGAACTTCTATATTTTTTTGGGATATGATCTGAACCATTTCGTCCACACCCAATCCCCTTGATATAACATGAGAAGCCCCTGCGGATCTTGCAAGTTCACCGCCGTACCTTGTGGTTGTGGTGGCAAGTACTTCATTATCTTCAGAGGCTGTTAGTCCTTCAATTATTCTGACTGC comes from the Methanobacterium aggregans genome and includes:
- the cobK gene encoding precorrin-6A reductase, translating into MRIMVMAGTRDAVRIIEGLTASEDNEVLATTTTRYGGELARSAGASHVISRGLGVDEMVQIISQKNIEVLVDATHPFAAEATKNAIEASKIAGIKYIRFERPQIPLPEDDLIYEVRSFEEAASKVKEIAEKTLEKGAEKDLKDKNNLNPKIMHLAGVSTIHHLTKLISPENIVARVVPSIYSLNKCFELEMTGENIIAMQGTFSKDFNKVLMEEYHASVVLTKESGETGGTPSKIDAALELGIPVVVVTRPEVPELKNEKVFGDVNQLLMEFHRDSD
- a CDS encoding multiprotein bridging factor aMBF1, giving the protein MRCEICGKKVVGTPLKTKIDGSVMLTCKECSKFGKIQREPQKPRRPGAPRKTGAPRRRPRPAEPTYEVVEECNVLVRQAREKKKWSREELAEKIYEKASVINRIESGKMIPDIKLARKLERILGITLLEKNDGATPEDIGHLNARGATIGDIARIKKR
- a CDS encoding proteasome-activating nucleotidase — encoded protein: MENMSPNILKKIEDLKTEIKILKEENTKTKRNLTWKVRKLEKDKVLIENEKMRLDREVKSLRGEIERFRSPPLVIATVTEVLDDGRVVVKSSTGPNFVIGYSRFLNKKDLEPGVRVALNQQTFSIVHVLPSEKDPIVSGMEVDEKPQASYDQIGGLEEQVVEIKETVELPLKKPELFTNIGIEPPKGVLLYGPPGTGKTLLAKAVAHETNATFIKIVASEFVRKYIGEGARLVRGVFELAKEKSPSIIFIDEIDAIAAKRLKSSTSGDREVQRTLMQLLAEMDGFEARGDVGIIAATNRPDILDPALLRPGRFDRFIEVPVPNEDGRMEVLKIHTSHMSLDEEVDIQLIASLTEGASGADLKAICTEAGMFAIREERSTVTVADFMDAVEKIIGMEREEEMRREAGVMFG